The following proteins come from a genomic window of Pseudomonas sp. Z8(2022):
- a CDS encoding response regulator produces the protein MSETDYVTAKTVLLVEDDDVVRELTTEVLGELGYRVHALSDGPSALNLLRSDQQVDLLMSDIGMPGMDGRELVKAARQLRPTLPVLFASGYDERELLEEVRARDSAAATNSIVKPYDLGLLAQRLDDLAGA, from the coding sequence ATGAGCGAAACCGATTACGTCACTGCCAAGACCGTTCTGCTGGTCGAAGATGACGATGTAGTACGCGAACTCACCACTGAGGTACTCGGTGAGCTCGGTTATCGCGTGCATGCCCTGAGCGATGGCCCCAGTGCCCTGAATCTGCTGCGCAGCGACCAGCAGGTCGATCTGCTGATGAGCGATATCGGCATGCCCGGCATGGACGGGCGCGAACTGGTGAAAGCCGCGCGCCAGCTGCGGCCGACCCTGCCGGTGCTGTTCGCCAGTGGCTACGATGAGCGCGAACTGCTCGAAGAAGTGCGCGCCCGCGACAGCGCGGCCGCCACCAACAGCATCGTCAAACCCTACGACCTGGGACTGCTGGCACAACGGCTGGACGACCTGGCGGGCGCCTGA
- a CDS encoding DUF1330 domain-containing protein — MPSINPSQADLLAFAERMPGDTPILMLNLLRFNEQAAYGADNPHAPCSGREAYARYSRTALSKVRAVGGEVQVMADVHLSPIAPKDEQWDLLLLVRYPSAAAFLSMLSDPEYKAATVHRSAALSDSRLIGTTPA, encoded by the coding sequence ATGCCCAGCATCAACCCTAGCCAAGCGGATCTACTGGCGTTCGCCGAGCGCATGCCCGGCGACACACCGATCCTGATGCTCAACCTGCTTCGTTTCAACGAGCAGGCCGCGTATGGTGCAGACAACCCCCATGCGCCATGCAGCGGGCGCGAAGCCTACGCGCGCTACAGCCGTACCGCGCTGAGCAAGGTCCGTGCGGTAGGTGGCGAAGTGCAGGTGATGGCTGACGTTCACCTGTCGCCGATCGCACCGAAGGACGAGCAGTGGGACCTGCTTCTGCTGGTGCGCTATCCCTCGGCAGCGGCCTTTCTGAGCATGCTCTCTGACCCGGAGTACAAGGCCGCCACCGTTCACCGTAGCGCCGCGCTGAGCGACTCCCGGCTGATCGGCACGACCCCTGCCTGA
- a CDS encoding N-acetylmuramoyl-L-alanine amidase — MKSLCLALALVLLAGCSGGLRIDDSHTATGQNSRVQYVVLHYTSADLQRSLDLLTQTEVSSHYLIGDAPPTVYRLVDENRRAWHVGVSEWKGRTWLNSTTIGIELVNQGYYQTPSGRYWQPFAPQQIDTLIVLLKDIVNRHQLPLGSIIAHGDVAPQRKVDPGPLFPWKRLADEGLVPWPNEDEVARQQALFSTSLPSVQWFQEQLAQQGYTVPQHGELDEATRNVIAAFQMKYRPVNYDGEPDAETAARLLVLNLQAAG; from the coding sequence ATGAAGTCTCTTTGTCTTGCTCTCGCGCTTGTTCTGCTAGCTGGCTGTAGCGGCGGTCTGCGGATCGACGACAGTCATACCGCCACTGGCCAGAACAGCCGCGTGCAGTACGTCGTGCTGCACTACACCTCCGCCGACCTGCAGCGCTCGCTCGATTTGCTGACGCAGACGGAGGTGAGCAGCCACTACCTGATCGGTGACGCGCCGCCGACCGTCTACCGCCTGGTGGACGAGAATCGCCGCGCCTGGCACGTCGGCGTCAGCGAGTGGAAGGGGCGTACCTGGCTCAACAGCACCACCATCGGCATCGAGCTGGTCAACCAGGGCTATTACCAGACTCCGAGCGGTCGCTACTGGCAGCCTTTCGCGCCGCAGCAGATCGATACCCTGATCGTGCTGCTCAAGGACATCGTCAATCGTCACCAGCTGCCGTTGGGCTCGATCATCGCGCACGGCGACGTGGCGCCTCAGCGCAAGGTCGATCCGGGGCCGCTGTTTCCCTGGAAGCGCCTGGCCGACGAAGGCCTGGTGCCCTGGCCGAACGAGGATGAGGTGGCGCGCCAGCAGGCGCTGTTCAGCACCAGCCTGCCCAGTGTGCAGTGGTTCCAGGAGCAGCTGGCGCAGCAGGGGTACACGGTGCCGCAGCATGGCGAGCTGGACGAGGCGACGCGCAACGTCATCGCCGCCTTCCAGATGAAGTACCGGCCGGTCAACTATGACGGTGAGCCGGATGCGGAAACCGCAGCGCGCCTGCTGGTGCTCAACCTGCAGGCGGCGGGATAG
- a CDS encoding MarC family protein encodes MDIFSIAVLIFLVTDPFGNIAIYIAALKNVEPRRRLWIAARELLFALGLLLLFLTFGDKFLTSLGLSREATAIAGGIILFVIAMRLIFPSPQGLLGDVPDGEPMLVPLATPAVAGPSALAVLMTLRNTHTGPLWELYLALILAWAVTAFILLQASFLQRFLGNRGLMAVERLMGMLLIMLSVDMLLDNLQSVFGHA; translated from the coding sequence ATGGACATTTTCAGCATCGCCGTGCTGATCTTTTTGGTCACAGACCCTTTCGGCAACATTGCCATCTACATCGCTGCCCTGAAGAACGTCGAGCCGCGCCGGCGCCTGTGGATCGCCGCGCGCGAACTGCTGTTCGCCCTCGGCCTGCTGCTGCTGTTCCTCACCTTTGGTGACAAATTCCTCACCAGCCTCGGGTTGTCGCGCGAGGCAACCGCCATTGCCGGCGGTATCATCCTGTTCGTCATCGCCATGCGCCTGATTTTCCCCAGCCCGCAGGGGCTGCTCGGCGATGTGCCGGACGGCGAACCGATGCTGGTGCCGTTGGCGACACCTGCGGTGGCCGGACCTTCGGCCCTGGCGGTGCTGATGACCCTGCGCAACACACACACCGGGCCGCTCTGGGAGCTTTATCTGGCCCTGATCCTGGCCTGGGCGGTGACGGCATTCATCCTGTTGCAGGCGTCGTTCCTGCAGCGGTTCCTTGGTAATCGCGGGTTGATGGCAGTGGAACGTCTGATGGGCATGCTGCTGATCATGCTCAGCGTCGACATGCTGCTGGACAACCTGCAGAGCGTATTCGGTCACGCATGA
- a CDS encoding GGDEF domain-containing protein → MSDDAQRWKDKYLGSLEQQERLERRWESRLDLLRRGLVRSSLAAEGTDKAVDQCMQEMREILRRDDIDAALDGLLPRLEKAVLDSEQRRQQRAEQAAAALAALIEQLQRLQPPREVRKALKSLGKQLQDATSHHYLLPALLSQLSNLQGQALTVLQAPIQEQPGLLQRLFGSRSESGDEAANSTTPALVPESEDSTPAEAAPARESSPAVPAQPAHPQVSAAAPMLDSLPLPPGLVPQQDISDSRFSLPGSEPGYSTVAPHIASSLRHLLDELELPARHLPQGEALRRRLEGNLNWYELVPVLDDLAVLVLAVTDSGQREFAGYLKQLNERLAAFIGTLSEAHEGYTASVESTRNFNQQLRDQVSDLQNSVQEAADLDALKLALEQRLEGLLQSVSNHQRQRDSGEDAVAERLQGLVRRVAEMELEAQQFRQHIEEQRQKSLTDPLTGLPNRAAWSERLDLEIARHQRYGGQLLMAVLDIDHFKRINDGYGHLAGDRVLKIIAGELQKRLRKTDFIARFGGEEFVLLIPGTPLEGGVQLLETLRAAVEACPFHFRGEPVTITLSGGIAEFRNDEATEATFERADQALYRAKGSGRNRVEQA, encoded by the coding sequence ATGAGCGATGACGCGCAACGCTGGAAAGACAAGTACCTCGGCAGCCTGGAACAGCAGGAAAGGCTAGAGCGTCGCTGGGAGTCGCGTCTCGACCTGTTGCGTCGTGGTCTGGTGCGCAGCAGTCTGGCTGCCGAGGGTACGGACAAGGCGGTCGATCAATGCATGCAGGAGATGCGCGAGATTCTCCGCCGCGATGATATCGACGCGGCGCTGGATGGTCTGCTTCCTCGCCTGGAAAAGGCCGTGCTGGATTCCGAGCAGCGCCGCCAGCAGCGTGCCGAGCAGGCCGCCGCGGCCCTGGCAGCCCTGATCGAGCAGCTGCAACGCCTGCAGCCACCGCGTGAGGTGCGCAAGGCGCTCAAGTCACTCGGCAAGCAGTTGCAGGACGCCACCAGCCACCATTACCTGCTCCCCGCGCTGCTCAGTCAGTTGAGCAATCTGCAGGGGCAGGCGCTGACCGTTCTGCAAGCCCCGATCCAGGAGCAGCCGGGATTGCTGCAGCGTCTGTTCGGCTCTCGCAGTGAGAGTGGCGACGAGGCCGCGAACAGTACTACTCCTGCCCTTGTCCCTGAGTCCGAAGATTCGACTCCGGCTGAGGCTGCGCCCGCACGCGAGTCATCGCCTGCCGTTCCCGCGCAGCCGGCCCATCCTCAGGTCAGTGCGGCGGCGCCGATGCTGGACAGCCTGCCGCTGCCGCCTGGCCTGGTGCCGCAGCAAGATATCAGCGACAGCCGATTCTCTCTGCCCGGCAGTGAGCCGGGATACAGCACGGTAGCCCCGCATATCGCCAGCAGCCTGCGCCACCTGCTCGATGAGCTGGAGTTACCGGCACGCCACCTGCCGCAAGGCGAGGCATTGCGCCGGCGTCTGGAAGGCAATCTCAACTGGTACGAGCTGGTGCCGGTACTGGATGACCTGGCTGTGCTGGTACTGGCCGTCACCGACAGCGGCCAGCGTGAGTTTGCCGGCTATCTCAAGCAACTCAATGAGCGTCTGGCTGCCTTTATCGGCACCCTCAGTGAAGCGCACGAAGGCTATACCGCCTCGGTGGAAAGCACGCGCAACTTCAACCAGCAGTTGCGCGATCAGGTCAGCGACTTGCAGAACAGCGTGCAGGAAGCGGCCGATCTGGACGCGCTCAAGCTGGCACTGGAGCAACGCCTGGAGGGCCTGCTGCAAAGCGTCAGCAATCATCAGCGCCAGCGCGACAGCGGCGAGGATGCGGTGGCCGAGCGGCTGCAGGGCCTGGTTCGGCGCGTTGCTGAAATGGAACTGGAAGCGCAGCAGTTTCGCCAGCATATCGAGGAGCAGCGACAGAAATCGCTGACCGATCCCCTGACCGGCCTGCCCAACCGGGCGGCCTGGAGCGAGCGCCTCGACCTGGAGATTGCCCGGCATCAGCGCTATGGCGGTCAGTTGCTGATGGCGGTGCTGGATATCGACCACTTCAAGCGGATCAACGATGGTTACGGCCATCTGGCAGGCGACCGGGTTCTGAAGATCATTGCCGGAGAGCTGCAAAAGCGTCTGCGCAAGACCGATTTCATTGCCCGCTTTGGTGGTGAGGAGTTCGTTCTGCTTATTCCGGGTACGCCCCTCGAAGGGGGCGTGCAATTGCTGGAAACCCTGCGGGCCGCTGTGGAAGCCTGCCCGTTTCACTTCAGGGGTGAGCCGGTGACCATCACTCTTTCCGGCGGTATTGCCGAATTCCGCAATGACGAGGCCACCGAGGCCACCTTCGAGCGTGCGGATCAGGCGCTATACCGCGCCAAGGGTTCTGGCCGAAACCGCGTCGAACAGGCCTGA
- a CDS encoding endonuclease/exonuclease/phosphatase family protein yields MLRRWRKTRAVGLCDPQINPHCPAETDWPADGLLRLLSFNVQVGINTERYHHYLTRSWQHLLPHAGRAGNLQRIGDLLADFDLVALQEVDGGSLRSGYVNQVEYLAQQGAFPYWYQQLNRNLGRFAQHSNGVLSRLRPTLLEDHPLPGPPGRGAIFMRIGEGEGALCVVMMHLALGARTRTRQLAYIRERVSEFRHLVLMGDMNTHAVDLLENSPLRDLGLLAPQVEATFPSWRPQRCLDHILLSSELELGRVDVLSQPISDHLPVAVEIRLPDARSGPQMPMLKTPSSE; encoded by the coding sequence ATGCTGCGCCGCTGGCGAAAGACACGTGCGGTTGGTCTGTGCGACCCGCAGATCAACCCGCATTGCCCGGCCGAGACTGACTGGCCAGCCGACGGACTTTTGCGTCTGCTCAGTTTCAATGTCCAGGTCGGCATCAACACCGAGCGTTATCACCACTACCTGACGCGCAGTTGGCAGCATCTGCTGCCCCATGCCGGGCGTGCCGGCAACCTGCAGCGCATTGGTGATCTGCTTGCCGACTTCGATCTCGTGGCATTGCAGGAAGTCGATGGCGGCAGCCTGCGCTCGGGCTACGTCAATCAGGTCGAATACCTGGCCCAGCAGGGCGCGTTTCCCTACTGGTATCAGCAGCTCAACCGCAATCTCGGGCGTTTCGCCCAGCACAGCAACGGCGTGCTCAGTCGCCTGCGACCTACCCTGCTGGAGGATCATCCGTTGCCCGGACCGCCCGGACGGGGTGCGATCTTCATGCGCATTGGCGAAGGTGAGGGCGCTCTGTGCGTGGTGATGATGCATCTGGCCCTGGGCGCCCGTACCCGTACCCGGCAACTGGCTTATATCCGCGAGCGGGTCAGCGAGTTTCGCCATCTGGTGCTGATGGGGGATATGAACACCCACGCCGTCGACCTGCTGGAAAACTCTCCCTTGCGTGATCTCGGCCTGCTCGCCCCGCAGGTCGAGGCGACCTTTCCCAGTTGGCGTCCACAGCGCTGTCTCGACCATATCCTGCTCAGCTCCGAGCTGGAGTTGGGGCGAGTGGACGTACTCAGTCAGCCGATCTCGGATCACCTTCCCGTCGCCGTGGAAATCCGCTTGCCGGATGCACGAAGTGGCCCGCAAATGCCTATGCTGAAGACGCCATCTTCCGAGTAA